The sequence below is a genomic window from Lolium perenne isolate Kyuss_39 chromosome 7, Kyuss_2.0, whole genome shotgun sequence.
AAATATTAAATATAAACACAACACGAGCAACCAGAAAACTGAGCTTTAACAGAAAATAACCGAGAAGAATCAACAGCATATGTCTTCTTATCATTCAGAAATTCGAGACTTATTATAGATAACACAGTACCGAACTTGCCTCTCAAGGATATATATTAGGTAAACTGGATACATAAAACTGAATATTTGGCCGAACAGTCCACTCTCTCCCATGATCAAACTGACAAATACTCAAGTTAGGGGCATATACTACGAACTGACAAAGCCATATATACAAGGACAAGTAAtgtgaagtttttttttttttttttttgaaagtgtGGTGCCTGTAATATGAAGTTTTGATTGTATAGATTGATATAAAGGCACTGCTGAAGGCTTATCACAGAGAGACCTGACATATCAACACTCAGTGGCGTTGAAAGAAGTCAACCATTGGTTTGTACACCAACTGTGGAGCATTGAACCCTACCACAAAGTCGGCATGAGCATAGTCAGGCACGTATAACACCTCCATGTTGTCGCTGTCATGGCGTCTGACCAGCGTCCTCAGGAGGTGCCTGGTGTCAGGGACATCGCCGAGGAAGTCTTGGCCACCATGGGTGAGGAACATCGGGACATGGGTTGGAATGGATGAGAGGTTGTACAGCGGGGGGCGTGGCTGATTGTAATGCTTCATGTTTTCCTTGGTGCTGCCATAGTCGAACCTTCTTACACCTTCGCTCCTGATCACTGGTTGCAGCCAAATTGGGAAAAGGAAAGTTAAGCTTTCAACAATAGAAAGCTTAAACTTCTGATTGTGATTCTTACTCTGCGACATATGCATAAGGTTTTTGATAGAGGTAGACTGTGGAGCATGCTGCCAGAAGGCGCATACAGTTGATGTATTGAGGCAGCAGTCCGGTCCTTCAAACATCAGGCAATCGCAGCCAGATAGGAGGTCAATTTTAGCTTAGCATAATACATTGTCTGAAATATGGAAAGTTGTATACAAGAAATGTACCCGCAACAGCTGAAAACAGATCGTAGCAGTCGATTTCAGGGTCACCGCATATCAGAAGTAGAATTTCATGAGTAACTGGCCTATCATGTAGCAGCACATTTATAGCAGTCAACAGTTGAGGCTTGAGTCAGCAAAAAAGAAGTTGAGACTGGTTACCCAGAGTACCAGTATGCGACAGAACTTTAGATTTTCAACAAAGGTGTGTCATGTCTGAATGCAGGTGACTCTTGGCAACGTTGATATCACATTGATAATCATAGTTTAATAAAATGGCAACCTAATAGAAAATCTTAAGCACATGCACTCTACTCATAATCAGTAAGTTGCCGTGAGTGGCAAAGTAACAAGAAGGAACTTGGTAAGCAGGCGCACGTACTGCATTTCGTAACACTAGAAATTGCAGTAAAGATACCTACCCAATAGGATTAAACTCGCGATAACCTAGAAAGTGAAATGCCTGCACAAGACAGAGCAAAGTGATAAATTATTCTATATGTAAATTATAAATGTGATAATTGATAATAAGAGGCTTAAcagtattttacttctgcaaggaGGATTTGAGCAGCAAGCCGGGTGAGTTTGGATTTCGTCCTACTCAGATAAGCAATCGGGCAGAGCAACACAGCTGATCTAACTAAGTGTAGTAACTTTTGCTCGGAGAAGGCAGCAAGAATAATCAATGTTCCCTGGAAATAATGAAAAAAATATAAGTATACCTCCCAAGTCCCAAGTCTCAACTCATCGAAGTATTTAAGAGGGACATCTGATCTCACCAGGGAGTGACCAATATAGTGGACTTTCTGACCTCCTGTGTAATCATAGACATACTGAAGGAAAGCAGGAAGATCATAGGCAGCAAGCTCGTCCCACGTCCAATCCCAGTAGGCCTGAAAATATTAATCAATAGTTCAATACACtgtcagaaaaatccaatgaaatGCGTTCTTAACCAGGCTTGAGAGAAAAACCGGATCATTTGGGGAGAGGGAGGTATGATTCCGGCTGGAATTAGTTCCACGGGTGTTGGCAAACCAAACATCAAACCCTCCATCTGCTAAAATAAATCCAAGTGATTGCTTTGGCGTGCCCAGTAGCCAAGAAACGCTATCCTGTCCAACACACACATTTGATTCAGGTATGCATGAAACAAAGTAGCACAAGGTTTGTCCAACAATGTCCTTACCACCATAAGCCCGTGGAATAGCAGTACTGGTTGCCTCGTATTATTGGTCGAGTTAGCACCATCAGATATACTATAAGGAATCCTCTTTAAGCTAAGAATATAGCCATCTTCCGTTGTAACCTGCAATAGATTTAAGCTGTATACTTTAGAAAGGGGCAGATTTATTTAGGAATAACATTGAAGTTCAAAAAGTGTCTAGGGGTACATTCATAAGAGCTCTCATACCGTGTGATCTTCACATGGATAGCCATAAGCTGCTGCTTCTGACTTGCACAGGCTAAACGGATGGTCTGAAGGTTCACACCGCTGACCAATATCATCCACATAACTCTTGTTCCTCCATGAGTGAGCTGTGCAGGAGTTGAAGACAAACGAAAGAATCATAAAGCTAATGATAAATAAATTCCGGTCCATCATATGATGTAGAGTCATATGCTACTATGATTCTGGTTATTTCTAAGAGTGGTATAATTTTCTGTGGAAGGGAAACAATAGCGTTGACACAAATTGCAGTCTAGTGCTTCCTTTGTGTCGCTGGTGTTTTGGCATAAATACTGGAGGAACGGTCTCCACATAAGGAACAGTATCCCACCTTCAACTCTAGTGCAACAAAATTACCGAAAAGAGTGTTCTAGATTTCTGAGTTTCTTTGTGGAATTAGCTCACTGCTTGACAGAGCATGGCCCCACAATTGCAAGAGAAAAACTGGAACCTTattctacaaaaaaaaattacagaTTGCACGTGCATATGTGAAGTAGGTAACTAAGTAAAACAGAAGAACAACCCAC
It includes:
- the LOC127311595 gene encoding triacylglycerol lipase 2, with the translated sequence MTLHHMMDRNLFIISFMILSFVFNSCTAHSWRNKSYVDDIGQRCEPSDHPFSLCKSEAAAYGYPCEDHTVTTEDGYILSLKRIPYSISDGANSTNNTRQPVLLFHGLMVDSVSWLLGTPKQSLGFILADGGFDVWFANTRGTNSSRNHTSLSPNDPAYWDWTWDELAAYDLPAFLQYVYDYTGGQKVHYIGHSLGTLIILAAFSEQKLLHLVRSAVLLCPIAYLSRTKSKLTRLAAQILLAEAFHFLGYREFNPIGPVTHEILLLICGDPEIDCYDLFSAVAGPDCCLNTSTVCAFWQHAPQSTSIKNLMHMSQMIRSEGVRRFDYGSTKENMKHYNQPRPPLYNLSSIPTHVPMFLTHGGQDFLGDVPDTRHLLRTLVRRHDSDNMEVLYVPDYAHADFVVGFNAPQLVYKPMVDFFQRH